A portion of the Cryptomeria japonica chromosome 5, Sugi_1.0, whole genome shotgun sequence genome contains these proteins:
- the LOC131043173 gene encoding homeobox-leucine zipper protein ATHB-X-like, with amino-acid sequence MGFPCLIETVQKECRKFFDLRREGWRYARTPDDMEGYCQAYIVFQDQKLDWGDMMYLFLLPLSFTELNSWPSTPADFRSALNKRTLSLSGEHYDCSEECFKQNTTVDYHSTSSDLGFHIGAPASPPPPLKLDLLPQPPLHHASPSLVTLPGAQNSANEKSEVCSPKSLDLNKPLPSNEVRDFEKHLNVENGIKRRLKLSVEQYSYLEGCFKQNTNVDDIRKEALAKELNISPRQVYVWFQNRKARNKSKQIETHCNLWKRYNKALREENKSLRKKLAEISALKQAQETPSLKLGL; translated from the exons ATGGGATTCCCGTGTCTTATAGAAACAGTACAGAAAGAATGTAGAAAGTTCTTTGATCTTCGACGGGAGGGGTGGAGATATGCACGAACACCAGATGATATGGAAGGCTATTGTCAGGCCTATATTGTTTTTCAAGATCAAAAACTTGATTGGGGAGATATGATGTACTTGTTCTTGTTGCCACTGAGTTTTACAGAACTAAACTCGTGGCCATCCACACCTGCAGACTTCAG ATCAGCGCTGAACAAAAGGACGCTCAGTTTATCTGGAGAACACTACGATTGTTCGGAAGAATGCTTCAAGCAGAACACTACGGTGGATTAT CATTCAACGAGTAGTGATTTAGGGTTCCACATTGGTGCCCCTGCTTCTCCTCCACCACCTCTTAAGTTAGATCTGTTACCCCAGCCGCCTTTGCATCATGCTTCCCCTTCTTTGGTGACTCTGCCAGGGGCCCAAAATTCAGCAA ACGAGAAATCTGAGGTGTGCAGTCCTAAGAGCCTGGACCTCAATAAACCACTTCCATCCAACGAAGTGAGGGATTTCGAGAAGCATTTGAATGTCGAGAATGGTATTAAGAGGAGGCTCAAATTGTCAGTAGAACAATATTCTTATTTGGAAGGATGCTTCAAACAGAACACTAATGTGGATGAT ATCCGAAAGGAAGCTCTGGCAAAGGAGCTAAATATCAGCCCTCGTCAAGTTTATGTCTGGTTTCAAAATAGGAAGGCAAG GAACAAATCAAAGCAAATCGAAACACATTGTAATTTGTGGAAGAGGTACAACAAAGCATTAAGAGAGGAAAACAAAAGCCTGCGGAAAAAGTTGGCAGAAATTAGCGCTCTGAAACAGGCGCAGGAAACACCATCTCTAAAATTAGGGCTCTGA